A genomic window from Klebsiella quasipneumoniae subsp. quasipneumoniae includes:
- the narW gene encoding nitrate reductase molybdenum cofactor assembly chaperone produces the protein MRILKVLGLLLEYPDEVLWENRDEALALVSADIPSLTPFVGELLAAPLLDRQADWCEVFERGRATSLLLFEHVHAESRDRGQAMVDLMNQYQQAGLLIDCRELPDYLPLYLEYLSILPLADAREGLQNIAPILALIGGRLKQRECSYYQLFDALLELAKSPLTSDSVTKQVAGEKRDDTCQALDEVWEEEQVKFIEDNATACDSSPMQAYQRRFSQDVAPLYVDIRAGGPK, from the coding sequence ATGCGGATCCTGAAAGTGCTCGGTCTGCTGCTGGAGTATCCCGACGAGGTGCTGTGGGAGAACCGCGACGAAGCCCTGGCGCTGGTCAGCGCCGATATCCCTTCCCTGACGCCCTTTGTCGGGGAGCTGCTGGCGGCGCCGCTGTTGGATCGCCAGGCCGACTGGTGCGAGGTGTTCGAGCGAGGGCGCGCCACCTCGCTGCTGCTGTTTGAACATGTGCATGCTGAGTCCCGCGACCGTGGCCAGGCGATGGTGGACCTGATGAATCAGTATCAGCAGGCAGGTCTGCTGATCGATTGCCGTGAACTGCCCGACTATCTGCCGCTGTATCTGGAGTATCTCAGTATTTTACCCCTCGCCGACGCCCGCGAAGGGTTGCAGAATATCGCGCCGATTCTGGCGCTGATCGGCGGCCGCCTGAAGCAACGAGAATGCTCGTATTATCAACTGTTTGACGCCCTGCTGGAACTGGCAAAAAGCCCGCTCACCAGTGACAGTGTCACCAAACAGGTGGCGGGAGAAAAGCGCGACGATACCTGTCAGGCGCTGGACGAAGTGTGGGAAGAAGAGCAGGTGAAGTTTATTGAAGATAATGCGACCGCTTGCGACAGCTCGCCTATGCAAGCTTATCAACGACGCTTTAGCCAGGATGTGGCGCCGCTGTACGTCGACATCCGCGCCGGAGGCCCGAAATGA
- a CDS encoding ABC transporter ATP-binding protein: protein MRALTPITLQAVSFAFAETPILDGFSLHIEPGSIVALLGPSGCGKSTLLRLLAGLSVPASGEIRFGDRLVARAGWGLPPEQRDIGMVFQDYALWPHMSVAQNVAFPLRMRGVARAERERRVSEALARVGLDGFAERKPSGLSGGQQQRVALARAIVAAPRVLLFDEPLSNLDSELRESLCGEMSRLLRQLGTTAVYVTHDRREADLLADRIVHLSAGRVAAVRAVTPTSEEVA from the coding sequence ATGCGCGCGCTGACCCCTATCACTCTGCAGGCGGTCTCATTCGCCTTCGCAGAGACCCCCATTCTCGATGGCTTCTCGCTGCATATCGAACCCGGCAGCATTGTGGCGCTGCTGGGCCCGTCCGGCTGCGGCAAAAGCACCTTGCTGCGCCTGCTGGCCGGGCTGAGCGTGCCGGCCAGCGGTGAAATCCGCTTTGGCGATCGGCTGGTCGCCCGCGCAGGATGGGGATTGCCCCCGGAACAGCGCGATATCGGCATGGTTTTCCAGGATTACGCCCTCTGGCCGCATATGAGCGTGGCGCAGAACGTCGCCTTTCCGCTGCGCATGCGCGGCGTTGCCCGCGCCGAACGCGAGCGCCGGGTGAGCGAGGCGCTGGCGCGGGTGGGCCTCGACGGCTTTGCGGAACGTAAACCTTCAGGCCTTTCCGGCGGCCAGCAGCAGCGGGTGGCGCTGGCGCGGGCGATCGTCGCCGCGCCGCGGGTGCTGCTGTTTGATGAGCCGCTCTCCAACCTGGACAGCGAACTGCGCGAATCGCTGTGTGGCGAAATGAGCCGCCTGCTGCGACAGCTCGGCACCACCGCCGTGTATGTCACCCACGACCGCCGTGAAGCCGACCTGTTAGCCGACCGGATCGTCCACTTATCCGCGGGCCGCGTGGCCGCTGTCCGCGCCGTTACGCCAACCTCAGAGGAAGTTGCATGA
- the narI gene encoding respiratory nitrate reductase subunit gamma: protein MIQYLNVFFYDIYPYLCGAVFLLGSWLRYDYGQYTWRASSSQMLDKRGMVLWSNLFHIGILGIFFGHLFGMLTPHWVYSWFLPMSQKQLMAMILGGVCGVLTLVGGIGLLARRLTNPRIRATSTTADILILCILLIQCALGLTTIPFSAQHPDGSEMLKLVDWAQAVVTFHGGASAHLDGVAWIYRVHLVLGMTIFLIFPFTRLVHVWSAPVEYFTRRYQVVRSRR from the coding sequence ATGATCCAGTATCTGAACGTCTTCTTTTACGATATCTACCCTTACCTTTGCGGCGCCGTGTTTCTGCTCGGCAGCTGGCTACGCTACGACTATGGGCAGTATACCTGGCGCGCGTCGTCCAGCCAGATGCTGGATAAACGCGGGATGGTGCTATGGTCGAACTTGTTTCATATCGGCATTCTCGGCATTTTTTTCGGCCATCTCTTTGGCATGCTGACCCCGCACTGGGTCTACTCGTGGTTCCTGCCGATGTCGCAGAAGCAGCTGATGGCGATGATCCTCGGCGGCGTGTGTGGGGTGCTCACCCTGGTGGGCGGCATCGGCTTGCTGGCGCGCCGCCTGACCAACCCGCGCATTCGCGCCACCTCCACCACGGCAGATATTCTGATCCTGTGCATTTTGCTGATTCAGTGCGCGCTGGGGCTGACGACGATCCCCTTCTCCGCCCAGCATCCGGACGGCAGCGAAATGCTCAAGCTGGTGGACTGGGCGCAGGCGGTGGTCACCTTCCACGGCGGCGCCTCGGCGCATCTGGACGGCGTGGCCTGGATTTACCGCGTCCACCTGGTGCTGGGGATGACCATCTTCCTGATCTTCCCGTTCACCCGTCTGGTTCACGTCTGGAGCGCGCCGGTGGAGTATTTCACCCGCCGCTACCAGGTGGTGCGCTCCCGACGCTGA
- a CDS encoding ABC transporter substrate-binding protein, whose product MNTVMTVKKGVVLAMALSAMMLSSAHALTVYTAGPGSLAKSLASGFEQQTGVKVTVFQATTGKVMARLEAEQANPQADVLISASWDTAEDLHNRGWLLPFHSANADKVPANLKSADYIAQGVSALGIVWNSKSGTPEPKEWRDLTQPAFKDKVTTPDPSLSGASLDLLIGLQNSMGDQAWQLFDDLKKNGMVVSGPNAQAVTPVMQGAKAAVFGAVDYVSYGNIQQGESLKVIFPASGTVIAPRPMMILKTSQHADEAKAFIDYVLSPEGQARVADAWLMPARRDVAAKRPLLDALKVLPTSGEGSSERSAVLSRFSQLYAH is encoded by the coding sequence ATGAACACCGTTATGACCGTTAAGAAAGGAGTGGTACTCGCGATGGCTCTCTCCGCCATGATGCTCTCCAGCGCCCATGCGCTGACCGTTTACACCGCCGGCCCCGGCTCGCTGGCGAAAAGCCTGGCCAGTGGTTTTGAACAACAGACCGGGGTGAAGGTGACCGTTTTTCAGGCCACCACCGGCAAAGTGATGGCCCGTCTGGAGGCCGAGCAGGCCAACCCGCAGGCGGATGTGCTGATCTCCGCTTCATGGGATACCGCGGAGGATCTGCACAACCGGGGCTGGTTGCTGCCTTTTCACAGCGCCAACGCCGACAAGGTACCGGCTAATCTGAAATCGGCGGACTATATCGCCCAGGGAGTCTCGGCGCTTGGCATCGTCTGGAACAGTAAAAGCGGCACTCCGGAGCCGAAAGAGTGGCGCGACCTCACCCAGCCGGCGTTTAAAGACAAGGTGACCACGCCCGACCCGTCGCTCTCCGGCGCGTCGCTGGATCTGTTGATTGGCCTGCAAAACAGCATGGGCGACCAGGCCTGGCAGCTGTTTGACGATCTGAAAAAGAACGGCATGGTGGTCAGCGGCCCCAACGCCCAGGCAGTGACGCCGGTGATGCAGGGGGCGAAAGCGGCGGTGTTCGGCGCGGTGGATTATGTCTCCTACGGCAATATTCAGCAGGGCGAGTCGCTGAAGGTGATTTTCCCGGCCAGCGGGACGGTGATCGCCCCGCGCCCGATGATGATCCTCAAAACCAGCCAGCATGCCGACGAGGCCAAAGCCTTTATCGATTACGTGCTGTCGCCGGAAGGTCAGGCGCGGGTCGCCGACGCCTGGCTGATGCCCGCTCGCCGCGATGTGGCCGCCAAACGCCCGCTGCTGGACGCGCTGAAGGTCTTGCCCACCAGCGGCGAGGGGAGTAGCGAGCGTAGCGCCGTCCTCAGCCGCTTCAGTCAGCTGTATGCCCACTAA
- the narH gene encoding nitrate reductase subunit beta, whose protein sequence is MKIRSQVGMVLNLDKCIGCHTCSVTCKNVWSSREGMEYAWFNNVETKPGIGYPKNWEDQEQWQGGWIRGISGKLTPRLGNRVSVLSKIFANPVLPVIDDYYEPFTYDYQHLHNAPEGKYLPTARPRSLISGERMDKIDWGPNWEELLGGEFEKRARDRNFEAMQKEMYGQFENTFMMYLPRLCEHCLNPSCVATCPSGAIYKREEDGIVLIDQDKCRGWRMCISGCPYKKIYFNWKSGKSEKCIFCYPRIESGQPTVCSETCVGRIRYLGVLLYDADRIEEAASTEHETDLYERQCEVFLNPNDPAVIEEALKQGIPHNVIEAAQKSPVYKLAMDWKLALPLHPEYRTLPMVWYVPPLSPIQSVADAGGLPNNGAILPAVESLRIPVQYLANLLSAGDTGPVLRALKRMMAMRHYKRSQTVEGVTDTRAIEEVGLSVEQVEEMYRYLAIANYEDRFVIPTSHRELAEDAFPERNGCGFTFGDGCHGSDTKFNLFNSRRIDAIDVSGVRKHGEGE, encoded by the coding sequence ATGAAAATCCGTTCTCAGGTTGGAATGGTGTTGAATCTGGACAAATGCATCGGCTGTCACACCTGCTCGGTCACCTGTAAAAACGTCTGGAGCAGCCGGGAGGGCATGGAGTACGCGTGGTTCAATAATGTGGAAACCAAACCGGGCATTGGCTACCCAAAAAACTGGGAAGACCAGGAGCAGTGGCAAGGCGGCTGGATCCGCGGCATCAGCGGTAAACTGACGCCCCGCCTCGGCAATCGGGTTAGCGTGCTGTCGAAGATATTCGCCAACCCGGTGCTGCCGGTGATTGACGATTACTACGAACCTTTCACCTACGATTACCAGCATCTGCACAACGCGCCGGAGGGAAAATATCTGCCTACCGCCCGCCCACGCTCGCTGATCAGCGGCGAGCGGATGGATAAAATTGACTGGGGCCCGAACTGGGAGGAACTGCTCGGCGGTGAGTTCGAGAAACGCGCCCGCGACCGTAACTTCGAAGCCATGCAGAAAGAGATGTACGGCCAGTTCGAAAACACCTTTATGATGTACCTCCCGCGCCTGTGCGAGCACTGCCTCAACCCGAGCTGCGTGGCCACCTGCCCAAGCGGCGCCATCTACAAGCGTGAGGAAGATGGCATCGTGCTGATAGACCAGGACAAATGCCGCGGCTGGCGGATGTGCATCAGCGGCTGTCCATATAAAAAAATCTACTTTAACTGGAAGAGCGGCAAGTCGGAAAAATGCATCTTCTGCTATCCGCGCATTGAGTCCGGGCAGCCAACGGTGTGCTCCGAAACCTGCGTCGGGCGCATCCGCTATCTCGGCGTCTTGCTGTATGACGCCGACCGTATCGAAGAAGCTGCCAGCACCGAGCATGAAACCGACCTCTATGAGCGCCAGTGCGAGGTATTCCTTAATCCAAACGATCCGGCGGTCATCGAGGAAGCGTTAAAACAAGGCATCCCCCACAATGTCATTGAGGCGGCGCAGAAATCGCCGGTCTATAAGCTGGCGATGGACTGGAAGCTGGCCCTGCCGCTGCATCCGGAGTATCGCACCCTGCCGATGGTCTGGTATGTGCCGCCCCTGTCGCCGATCCAGTCGGTTGCCGACGCCGGCGGCCTGCCCAACAACGGCGCCATCCTGCCGGCGGTGGAGAGCCTGCGCATTCCGGTCCAGTACCTGGCGAACCTGTTGAGCGCCGGGGATACCGGGCCGGTATTGCGCGCGCTGAAACGGATGATGGCGATGCGCCACTACAAGCGCTCGCAAACCGTTGAGGGCGTGACCGATACCCGGGCAATTGAAGAGGTGGGACTCAGCGTTGAGCAGGTCGAAGAGATGTATCGCTATCTGGCGATCGCCAACTACGAAGACCGCTTCGTGATCCCCACCAGCCATCGCGAACTGGCGGAGGATGCCTTCCCGGAACGCAACGGCTGCGGCTTTACCTTCGGCGACGGCTGCCACGGGTCAGATACGAAATTCAACCTGTTTAACAGCCGGCGGATTGACGCCATCGACGTCAGCGGCGTGCGTAAGCATGGGGAGGGCGAGTGA
- a CDS encoding ABC transporter permease, protein MKQKFLSGVTLAALTLLVALPLLFILLQAIFPHFSAGSLHDAFGGVAPLLADPQLPSMLGGTLWIAGGVALASVMIGLPLGILRGMFSLPLPRLWDLLFLIPFLTPPYISALSWMLALQSHGYLQQLTGWQLNDLLFSRSGIVLVMTFNIFPVVYFAVSRSLLASGQRLAMVARVHGASAWRAFWHVTLPMLSPALAAGMLLAFTLAIEEFGVPAALGSRAGVVMLTVGIEKKLADWPVDLTGAALLSLLSLLLMAVALFAWWLQTRLVGEKEVTSVTAKPGENRGASLGWMTLPALLVMAAVGGLAVGVPAVSMMLTSLMGTLSGGVSLENVTLRHFAALFDQQGDALSALGVSLSLALGSALIVGALGLLAAWLVMVQKIKGRGVVDALSLMPAALPGVVVGVGLILLWNQPFWPRSPYNTLWMLLLSYCCLLLPWPVRYVGSALRQLGPNLEPAARVHGASPLRALRLIVLPLVFPALLAAMLMVFAVASRELVTSLLLSPAGTQTVAVFIWRQFEQGSVGQGMAMASLTLLTGLVLMLTALALMQRSTRG, encoded by the coding sequence GTGAAACAAAAATTCCTTTCCGGCGTGACGCTTGCCGCCCTGACGCTGCTGGTCGCGTTACCGCTGTTGTTTATTCTGCTGCAGGCGATTTTTCCCCATTTTAGCGCCGGTTCGCTCCATGACGCCTTTGGCGGCGTCGCGCCGCTGCTGGCCGACCCCCAGCTGCCGTCGATGCTCGGCGGTACGCTGTGGATTGCCGGCGGCGTGGCGCTGGCCAGCGTGATGATCGGCCTGCCGCTCGGTATTCTGCGCGGTATGTTTTCGTTGCCGCTGCCCCGGCTGTGGGACCTGCTGTTTTTGATCCCCTTTCTGACGCCGCCCTATATCTCGGCGCTCTCGTGGATGCTGGCTCTGCAAAGCCACGGCTATCTGCAGCAGCTGACCGGCTGGCAGCTAAACGATCTGCTGTTCAGCCGCAGCGGGATCGTGCTGGTGATGACCTTTAACATTTTTCCGGTGGTTTACTTTGCCGTCTCCCGCAGCCTGCTGGCGAGCGGGCAACGGCTGGCGATGGTCGCCCGTGTCCATGGCGCCAGCGCCTGGCGCGCCTTCTGGCACGTGACGCTGCCGATGCTCTCCCCGGCGCTGGCGGCGGGGATGCTGCTGGCGTTTACTCTCGCCATCGAGGAGTTTGGCGTCCCGGCGGCGCTGGGCAGTCGGGCGGGAGTAGTGATGCTGACGGTGGGCATTGAGAAAAAGCTGGCCGACTGGCCGGTGGATCTCACCGGCGCTGCGCTGCTGTCGCTGCTGTCGCTGCTGCTGATGGCGGTGGCGTTGTTCGCCTGGTGGCTGCAAACGCGGCTGGTGGGGGAGAAGGAGGTCACCAGCGTCACCGCTAAACCGGGAGAAAACCGCGGAGCGTCGCTGGGCTGGATGACGCTGCCCGCGCTGCTGGTGATGGCGGCCGTCGGCGGCCTGGCGGTCGGGGTCCCCGCCGTCTCGATGATGCTCACCAGCCTGATGGGCACCCTCTCGGGCGGGGTGAGCCTGGAGAATGTCACGCTGCGTCACTTCGCGGCGCTGTTCGACCAGCAGGGCGATGCCCTGTCGGCCCTCGGCGTCAGCCTGTCGCTGGCGTTAGGTTCGGCGCTGATCGTCGGCGCGCTGGGGCTGCTGGCCGCCTGGCTGGTAATGGTGCAGAAGATCAAAGGGCGCGGGGTGGTGGATGCGCTGTCGCTAATGCCGGCGGCGCTGCCCGGCGTGGTGGTGGGGGTGGGATTGATCCTGCTGTGGAATCAGCCCTTCTGGCCGCGCTCGCCCTACAACACGCTGTGGATGCTGCTGCTCTCCTATTGCTGCCTGCTGCTGCCCTGGCCGGTGCGCTATGTCGGCAGCGCGCTGCGCCAGCTGGGCCCGAACCTTGAGCCCGCCGCCCGGGTGCACGGCGCGTCGCCGCTGCGGGCGCTGCGGTTGATTGTCCTGCCGCTGGTCTTTCCGGCGCTGCTGGCGGCGATGCTGATGGTGTTCGCGGTGGCGTCCCGGGAGCTGGTGACCTCGCTGCTGCTGTCGCCCGCCGGCACGCAGACCGTGGCGGTGTTTATCTGGCGCCAGTTTGAACAGGGATCCGTTGGTCAGGGCATGGCGATGGCCAGCCTGACGCTGTTGACCGGTCTGGTCCTGATGCTGACGGCGCTGGCGCTGATGCAGCGCAGCACGCGCGGTTAA
- the nhoA gene encoding N-hydroxyarylamine O-acetyltransferase, with protein MSPFLRAYFSRLGWTGEPDVSIDTLRQLHLQHNSAIPFENLDVLLPREIHLDDLALEEKLIAGRRGGYCFEQNGLLERALREIGFNVRSLLGRVVLANPPQMPPRTHRLLLVEVAGERWVADVGFGGQTLTAPIKLLADIPQQTPHGSYRLVHEGDEWTLQFNHHEHWQSMYHFDLGRQYASDYVMGNFWSAHWPQSHFRHHLLMCRHLPDGGKMTLTNFHFTHWENNHVVEKVDFADVSALYEGLQTRFGLGVDDPKHGFSEAALAAVMAAFDTHPEAGK; from the coding sequence ATGAGTCCCTTTTTACGCGCCTATTTTTCCCGTCTGGGCTGGACGGGCGAGCCTGATGTTTCCATTGATACCTTGCGCCAACTACATCTGCAGCATAACAGCGCCATCCCCTTTGAAAACCTCGACGTCCTGCTGCCGCGCGAGATCCATCTTGACGACCTGGCGCTGGAAGAGAAGCTGATCGCCGGCCGCCGCGGGGGGTATTGTTTTGAACAAAATGGCCTGCTGGAGCGCGCGCTGCGCGAAATAGGCTTTAACGTTCGCAGCCTGCTTGGCCGGGTGGTGCTGGCCAATCCGCCGCAGATGCCGCCGCGCACTCACCGTTTATTGCTGGTGGAAGTGGCGGGCGAGCGCTGGGTAGCCGACGTTGGCTTCGGCGGCCAGACGCTGACCGCGCCGATCAAGCTGCTGGCCGATATCCCGCAGCAGACGCCGCACGGCAGCTATCGTCTGGTGCATGAAGGGGATGAGTGGACGCTGCAGTTCAACCATCACGAACACTGGCAGTCGATGTACCATTTCGATTTAGGCCGCCAGTATGCGTCTGATTATGTGATGGGTAATTTCTGGTCGGCGCACTGGCCGCAGTCCCACTTCCGTCACCACCTGCTGATGTGCCGTCATCTGCCTGACGGCGGCAAAATGACCCTCACCAATTTCCACTTTACCCACTGGGAGAATAACCACGTGGTGGAGAAGGTCGATTTTGCCGATGTCTCCGCGCTGTACGAAGGGCTGCAGACCCGCTTCGGCCTCGGCGTGGACGATCCTAAACATGGCTTCAGCGAAGCGGCGCTGGCGGCGGTGATGGCGGCGTTCGATACCCATCCGGAAGCCGGGAAGTAA
- a CDS encoding nitrate reductase subunit alpha — protein MSKLLDRFRYFKQKGETFANGHGQVYNNNRDWEDSYRQRWQFDKIVRSTHGVNCTGSCSWKIYVKNGLVTWETQQTDYPRTRPDLPNHEPRGCPRGASYSWYLYSANRLKYPLARKRLIALWREALAQFPDPVQAWDSIMQDPAKTTSYKAARGKGGFVRSSWKELNQLIAAANVWTIKHYGPDRVAGFSPIPAMSMVSYAAGTRYLSLIGGTCLSFYDWYCDLPPASPMTWGEQTDVPESADWYNASYIIAWGSNVPQTRTPDAHFFTEVRYKGTKTIAITPDYSEVAKLCDHWLAPKQGTDSALAMAMGHVILKAFHLDNPSDYFLNYCRTYTDMPMLVMLEPRDDGSYVPGRMLRASDLLDGLGETNNPEWKTVACTADGELVAPNGSIGFRWGEKGKWNLEPLADGKTVELTLSLLDIRDSVASVAFPYFGGNENPHFRSVPQAPVTLHPLPVKQLTLASGESGLVVSVYDLILANYGLDRGLDDVNAAKDFAEVKAYTPAWAEQITGVPRQHIEQIAREFADTAHKTHGRSMIILGAGVNHWYHMDMNYRGMINLLVFCGCVGQSGGGWSHYVGQEKLRPQTGWLPLAFALDWNRPPRQMNSTSYFYNHASQWRYEKLTAQELLSPLADASKFSGSLIDFNVRAERMGWLPSAPQLNVNPLTIKQQAEAAGLSPSEFTVRSLKSGEIRFAAEQPDSGKNHPRNLFIWRSNLLGSSGKGHEYMLKYLLGTDSGIQGDELGASDEVKPEEVEWQTAAIEGKLDLLVTLDFRMSSTCLFSDIVLPTATWYEKDDMNTSDMHPFIHPLSAAVDPAWEAKSDWEIYKDIAKSFSQVCVGHLGKETDVVLVPLQHDSPAELAQPFEVLDWRKGECDLIPGKTAPSIALVERDYPATWERFTSLGPLLDKLGNGGKGISWNTQSEVDFLGKLNYLKQDGPAKGRPRIDSAIDASEVILSLAPETNGQVAVKAWQALGEFTGRDHTHLALNKEDEKIRFRDIQAQPRKIISSPTWSGLESEHVSYNAGYTNVHELIPWRTLSGRQQLYQDHPWMRAFGESLVAYRPPIDTRSVSQMKAVPPNGFPEKALNFLTPHQKWGIHSTYSENLLMLTLSRGGPIVWLSETDARELGIEDNDWIEAFNANGALTARAVVSQRVPPGMTMMYHAQERIMNIPGSEVTGRRGGIHNSVTRVCPKPTHMIGGYAQLAYGFNYYGTVGSNRDEFIMIRKMKNIAWLDDEGRDQVQEAKK, from the coding sequence ATGAGTAAACTACTGGATCGCTTTCGCTACTTTAAGCAGAAAGGCGAAACCTTTGCCAACGGCCACGGTCAGGTCTACAACAACAACCGTGACTGGGAAGACAGCTACCGTCAACGCTGGCAGTTCGACAAAATTGTCCGCTCCACCCACGGCGTGAATTGCACCGGCTCCTGCAGCTGGAAAATTTATGTCAAAAACGGTCTGGTGACCTGGGAAACCCAGCAGACCGATTATCCGCGTACCCGCCCGGATCTGCCGAACCATGAACCACGCGGCTGCCCGCGAGGCGCCAGCTACTCCTGGTATCTCTATAGCGCCAACCGTCTGAAGTACCCGCTGGCGCGTAAACGGCTGATTGCGTTGTGGCGCGAAGCACTGGCGCAGTTTCCCGACCCGGTGCAGGCCTGGGATAGCATCATGCAGGATCCGGCCAAAACCACCAGCTATAAAGCGGCGCGCGGCAAAGGCGGCTTTGTCCGCTCCAGCTGGAAAGAGCTGAATCAGCTCATCGCCGCCGCCAACGTCTGGACCATCAAACACTACGGCCCGGACCGTGTCGCCGGGTTCTCGCCGATCCCGGCGATGTCGATGGTCTCCTACGCGGCGGGTACCCGCTATTTATCCCTTATCGGCGGCACCTGCCTCAGCTTCTACGACTGGTACTGCGATCTGCCCCCGGCCTCACCAATGACCTGGGGCGAGCAGACCGACGTGCCGGAATCCGCCGACTGGTACAACGCCAGCTACATTATCGCCTGGGGCTCCAACGTGCCGCAGACCCGGACCCCGGATGCCCACTTCTTCACCGAAGTACGCTACAAAGGCACCAAAACCATCGCCATCACCCCGGACTATTCGGAAGTGGCCAAACTGTGCGACCACTGGCTGGCGCCGAAGCAAGGTACCGACAGCGCGCTGGCGATGGCCATGGGCCACGTCATCCTCAAAGCCTTCCACCTTGATAATCCGAGCGATTACTTTCTTAACTACTGCCGCACCTATACCGACATGCCGATGCTGGTGATGCTTGAGCCGCGCGACGATGGCAGCTATGTGCCAGGCCGCATGCTGCGCGCCTCCGACCTGCTGGATGGACTGGGCGAAACGAATAACCCGGAATGGAAAACCGTCGCCTGCACCGCCGACGGCGAACTGGTGGCGCCAAACGGTTCCATCGGCTTTCGCTGGGGCGAAAAAGGGAAATGGAACCTCGAACCGCTGGCTGACGGCAAAACGGTGGAGCTCACGCTGTCTCTGCTGGATATTCGCGACAGCGTGGCGTCAGTCGCCTTCCCCTACTTCGGCGGCAATGAAAACCCGCATTTCCGCAGCGTGCCGCAGGCACCGGTAACCCTTCATCCGCTCCCGGTGAAACAGCTGACGCTGGCCAGTGGCGAAAGCGGCCTGGTGGTCAGCGTATATGACCTGATTCTGGCTAACTACGGCCTGGACCGAGGGCTTGATGATGTCAATGCGGCGAAAGATTTCGCCGAGGTTAAAGCCTATACCCCGGCGTGGGCGGAGCAGATCACCGGCGTGCCGCGCCAGCATATCGAACAAATCGCCCGCGAGTTCGCCGATACGGCGCATAAAACCCATGGCCGTTCGATGATTATCCTCGGCGCCGGGGTAAACCACTGGTACCACATGGATATGAACTACCGGGGGATGATTAACCTGCTGGTGTTCTGCGGCTGCGTCGGCCAGAGCGGCGGCGGCTGGTCGCACTATGTCGGCCAGGAGAAGCTGCGCCCACAGACCGGCTGGCTGCCGCTGGCGTTCGCGCTGGACTGGAACCGCCCGCCGCGGCAAATGAACAGCACCTCCTATTTCTACAATCACGCCAGCCAGTGGCGCTATGAAAAACTGACCGCGCAGGAGCTGTTGTCGCCGCTGGCCGACGCCAGCAAATTTAGCGGCAGCCTTATCGACTTCAACGTCCGCGCGGAACGGATGGGCTGGTTGCCTTCTGCGCCACAGCTCAACGTCAACCCGCTGACCATCAAGCAGCAGGCCGAGGCCGCCGGGCTATCGCCCTCGGAGTTCACGGTGCGGTCGCTAAAATCCGGCGAGATCCGCTTTGCCGCCGAGCAGCCGGACAGCGGTAAAAACCATCCGCGGAACCTGTTTATCTGGCGCTCTAACCTGCTGGGATCGTCCGGTAAGGGGCATGAGTACATGTTGAAGTACCTGCTCGGGACCGACAGCGGTATTCAGGGGGATGAACTGGGCGCCAGCGATGAGGTGAAACCTGAGGAAGTCGAGTGGCAGACGGCGGCTATCGAGGGCAAACTCGACCTGCTGGTGACGCTGGATTTCCGCATGTCCAGTACCTGTCTCTTTTCCGATATTGTTCTACCGACCGCCACCTGGTACGAAAAAGACGATATGAACACCTCGGATATGCATCCGTTTATCCACCCGCTTTCCGCCGCCGTCGACCCGGCGTGGGAGGCAAAGAGCGACTGGGAGATTTACAAAGATATCGCCAAATCCTTCTCGCAGGTCTGCGTCGGCCATCTCGGGAAAGAGACCGACGTGGTGCTGGTCCCGCTGCAGCATGACTCTCCGGCTGAGCTGGCGCAGCCGTTCGAGGTGCTTGACTGGCGCAAGGGCGAATGCGATCTGATCCCCGGGAAAACCGCTCCGTCGATTGCCCTGGTGGAGCGCGACTATCCCGCCACCTGGGAACGCTTCACCTCTCTCGGGCCGCTGCTCGATAAGCTTGGCAACGGCGGAAAAGGCATCTCGTGGAATACGCAAAGCGAAGTCGATTTCCTCGGCAAGCTTAACTACCTCAAGCAGGACGGTCCGGCCAAAGGCCGGCCGCGGATCGACAGCGCCATTGACGCCTCCGAAGTTATTCTCAGCCTCGCGCCGGAAACCAACGGCCAGGTGGCGGTGAAAGCCTGGCAGGCGCTGGGAGAATTTACCGGTCGCGACCACACTCATCTGGCGCTGAATAAAGAGGATGAGAAGATCCGCTTCCGCGATATTCAGGCGCAGCCGCGCAAGATCATCTCCAGCCCAACGTGGTCCGGACTGGAAAGCGAGCACGTCTCCTACAACGCCGGTTATACCAATGTGCACGAACTGATCCCGTGGCGCACCCTCTCCGGGCGGCAACAGCTGTATCAGGATCATCCGTGGATGCGGGCTTTCGGCGAAAGCCTGGTGGCTTATCGCCCGCCCATTGATACCCGCAGCGTCAGCCAGATGAAGGCCGTGCCGCCGAACGGTTTTCCGGAGAAAGCGCTGAACTTCCTGACCCCGCACCAGAAATGGGGGATCCACTCCACATACAGCGAAAACCTGCTGATGCTGACGCTGTCGCGCGGCGGGCCGATCGTCTGGCTCAGTGAAACTGACGCCAGAGAGCTGGGCATTGAAGATAACGACTGGATTGAAGCGTTCAACGCCAACGGCGCCCTCACCGCCCGGGCGGTGGTGAGCCAGCGCGTGCCGCCGGGGATGACCATGATGTATCACGCTCAGGAGCGGATTATGAATATCCCGGGTTCGGAAGTGACCGGCCGCCGCGGCGGCATTCATAACTCCGTCACCCGCGTCTGTCCGAAGCCGACGCACATGATCGGCGGCTACGCCCAGCTGGCCTATGGCTTTAACTACTACGGCACCGTCGGCTCCAACCGCGACGAGTTCATCATGATCCGCAAAATGAAAAATATTGCCTGGCTGGATGACGAAGGTCGCGATCAGGTACAGGAGGCGAAAAAATGA